From Lysobacter auxotrophicus, the proteins below share one genomic window:
- a CDS encoding helix-turn-helix domain-containing protein, translated as MGRPMDRPISPDMDSQARWRLAGDGWSLRCPDGSVVPLTRTERVVLERLLLTPGQLVTREALADAFTDGDFDSHRLDSLVYRLRRKVADGCGVHLPLDAIHGEGYMLDAMR; from the coding sequence ATGGGCCGCCCGATGGATCGCCCGATCTCGCCCGACATGGATTCGCAGGCACGCTGGCGGCTCGCGGGCGACGGCTGGTCGCTGCGGTGTCCCGACGGCAGCGTGGTGCCCCTCACGCGCACCGAACGCGTCGTGCTTGAACGCCTCCTGCTCACGCCCGGCCAACTGGTCACGCGCGAGGCGTTGGCCGATGCGTTTACCGACGGGGACTTCGATTCGCATCGCCTGGATTCGCTCGTCTACCGGCTGCGACGCAAGGTCGCCGACGGCTGCGGCGTGCACCTGCCGCTGGATGCGATCCACGGCGAAGGCTACATGCTCGACGCGATGCGCTGA
- a CDS encoding YceI family protein translates to MSIKHALLATALAAFAVPAFAADYVQAAGSSLVFASKYEGETFTGKIPGFATKLSFDPAQLATSKLDVAIPLAGASTANSDRDDTLRGAEFFSIAKFPQARYTATKFRSLGGNQYAADGTLTLRGVAKPVTLTFTWTPGAQPVLNGKATVKRLDFGVGGGDWADTALIPNEVAVSTKVVFAPAK, encoded by the coding sequence ATGTCGATCAAGCACGCCCTGCTGGCGACCGCGCTGGCCGCGTTCGCCGTTCCCGCCTTCGCCGCCGATTACGTGCAGGCCGCGGGCTCCTCGCTGGTGTTCGCCAGCAAGTACGAAGGCGAAACCTTCACCGGCAAGATCCCCGGCTTCGCGACCAAGCTGAGCTTCGATCCGGCGCAATTGGCCACCTCCAAACTCGATGTCGCCATTCCGCTGGCCGGCGCGAGCACCGCCAACAGCGACCGCGACGACACGCTGCGCGGCGCGGAGTTCTTCTCGATCGCCAAATTCCCGCAGGCGCGTTACACCGCGACGAAATTCCGCAGCCTCGGCGGCAACCAGTACGCGGCCGACGGCACGCTGACCCTGCGCGGCGTCGCCAAGCCGGTGACGCTGACCTTCACCTGGACGCCCGGCGCGCAGCCGGTGCTGAACGGCAAGGCGACGGTGAAGCGCCTGGACTTCGGCGTCGGCGGCGGCGACTGGGCCGACACGGCGCTCATTCCGAACGAAGTGGCGGTGAGCACGAAGGTGGTGTTCGCGCCGGCGAAGTGA
- a CDS encoding glutaredoxin family protein yields MQDVPAVAPPLTLFQRDDCHLCDLALDVLAQARAPEFESVFIDDNDTLEARYGVRVPVLRDETRGVELDWPFDAATVLAFLSR; encoded by the coding sequence ATGCAGGACGTGCCCGCCGTCGCACCACCGCTGACGCTGTTCCAGCGCGACGATTGCCATCTGTGCGATCTGGCGCTGGACGTGCTCGCGCAGGCGCGCGCGCCGGAATTCGAAAGCGTGTTCATCGACGACAACGACACGCTGGAAGCGCGCTATGGCGTGCGCGTGCCGGTGCTGCGCGACGAGACCCGCGGCGTCGAGCTGGACTGGCCGTTCGACGCGGCGACGGTGCTGGCGTTCCTGTCGCGTTGA
- a CDS encoding O-succinylhomoserine (thiol)-lyase produces the protein MSTRNRCTAAVRAGIDRDTAFGAVTPPLVLSSNFSFAGFNEKRQYDYTRSGNPTRDLLGEALAELEGGAGGVVTATGMGAITLLLHALLKPGDRLVVPHDGYGGSWRLFNALAKKGAFELITADLTDPRALTDALASDPTVVWIETPSNPLLRITDLRFVIEAAQAKGAMTVVDNTFLSPALQQPIAFGADYVVHSTTKYINGHSDVVGGAVVARDAEQHQQLVWWANALGLTGSPFDAFLTLRGLRTLDARLRAHQENTQALVSLLDAHPAVLAVHYPGLESHPGHAIAARQQSGFGAMLSVELDGGVEAVRAFLDGLQCFTLAESLGGVESLVAHPATMTHAAMSAEAREAAGIGEGLLRLSVGIEHVDDLVADIAAALERAEQAVAIAERIKR, from the coding sequence ATGAGCACGCGCAACCGCTGTACCGCCGCCGTCCGCGCCGGCATCGACCGCGATACCGCCTTCGGCGCCGTCACGCCGCCGCTGGTGCTGTCGTCCAACTTCAGCTTCGCCGGCTTCAACGAGAAGCGGCAGTACGACTACACGCGCAGCGGCAACCCGACGCGCGACCTGCTCGGCGAGGCGCTGGCCGAACTGGAAGGCGGCGCCGGCGGCGTCGTCACCGCCACCGGCATGGGCGCGATCACGCTGCTGCTGCACGCGCTGCTCAAGCCGGGCGATCGGCTGGTCGTGCCGCACGACGGCTACGGCGGCAGCTGGCGCCTGTTCAACGCGCTGGCCAAAAAGGGCGCGTTCGAGCTGATCACCGCCGACCTCACCGATCCGCGCGCGCTCACCGACGCTCTGGCGAGCGATCCGACCGTGGTGTGGATCGAAACGCCATCGAACCCGCTGCTGCGCATCACCGATCTGCGCTTCGTGATCGAGGCAGCGCAAGCGAAGGGCGCGATGACGGTGGTCGACAACACGTTCCTGTCGCCGGCGCTGCAGCAGCCGATCGCGTTCGGCGCCGATTACGTCGTGCATTCCACGACCAAGTACATCAACGGCCATAGCGACGTCGTCGGCGGCGCGGTCGTCGCCCGCGACGCGGAACAGCACCAGCAGCTGGTGTGGTGGGCGAACGCGCTCGGATTGACGGGCTCGCCGTTCGACGCCTTTTTGACACTGCGCGGCCTGCGCACGCTGGACGCGCGACTGCGCGCGCACCAGGAGAACACGCAGGCGCTGGTGTCGCTGCTCGACGCGCATCCGGCCGTGCTCGCCGTGCATTACCCCGGCCTGGAATCGCATCCGGGCCACGCGATCGCCGCGCGCCAGCAGTCGGGTTTCGGCGCGATGCTGAGCGTCGAACTCGACGGCGGCGTCGAAGCGGTGCGCGCGTTCCTCGACGGCCTGCAGTGCTTCACGCTCGCCGAATCGCTCGGCGGCGTGGAAAGCCTGGTCGCGCACCCGGCGACGATGACGCATGCGGCGATGTCGGCCGAAGCGCGCGAGGCCGCGGGCATCGGCGAAGGCCTGCTGCGCCTGTCGGTCGGCATCGAGCATGTCGACGACCTGGTCGCCGACATCGCCGCCGCGCTGGAACGCGCGGAGCAGGCCGTCGCGATCGCCGAGCGCATCAAACGATGA
- a CDS encoding homoserine dehydrogenase, which translates to MSVAAVEVAHACAAQPAPARVALLGTGTVGGAVLARLASWRGSPLGDRVTLVHVANSRACAGDRAGLAAADALRRLALTPQGSSLDAVDSALRGDGARVVIDATASEAVAERHAHWLAQGIHVATACKIGQGTSLSRWRAIRAASLAGDARYGDSSTVGAGLPLLRSLRELREGGDRIHAIAGVLSGSLAWLFNQYDGMRPFSTLVRQARDAGYTEPDPRDDLSGEDVRRKLLILARTAGVELEASDVDVASLVPPELAILSKDALDAALPALDAPLRERFQSAYKRGEKLRFIARLQDGRASVGLESLPSDHPLAGGAGTDNRVAIWSDRYATQPLVIQGPGAGADVTAAGLLDDVLRFLRSR; encoded by the coding sequence ATGAGCGTGGCGGCGGTCGAAGTCGCGCACGCTTGCGCCGCGCAACCCGCGCCGGCGCGCGTAGCGCTGCTGGGCACCGGCACGGTGGGCGGCGCGGTGCTGGCACGACTCGCGTCCTGGCGCGGCTCGCCGCTGGGCGATCGCGTGACGCTGGTGCATGTCGCCAACTCGCGTGCCTGCGCGGGCGACCGTGCGGGACTCGCGGCCGCCGATGCACTACGCCGCCTCGCGTTGACGCCGCAGGGCAGTTCGCTCGATGCGGTCGACAGCGCGCTGCGTGGCGATGGCGCGCGCGTGGTGATCGATGCGACCGCGAGCGAAGCCGTCGCCGAACGCCATGCGCACTGGCTGGCGCAGGGCATCCACGTCGCCACCGCGTGCAAGATCGGGCAGGGCACGTCGTTGTCGCGGTGGCGCGCGATCCGCGCCGCGTCGCTCGCCGGCGATGCGCGGTACGGCGACAGTTCGACGGTCGGCGCAGGGCTTCCGCTGCTGCGCTCGCTGCGCGAACTGCGCGAGGGCGGCGACCGCATCCATGCCATTGCCGGCGTGCTGTCGGGCTCGCTCGCGTGGCTGTTCAACCAGTACGACGGCATGCGGCCGTTCTCCACGCTCGTGCGGCAGGCGCGCGACGCCGGCTACACCGAGCCGGACCCGCGCGACGACCTCTCCGGTGAGGACGTGCGCCGCAAGCTGCTGATCCTCGCGCGCACGGCGGGCGTGGAGCTGGAAGCGAGCGACGTCGACGTCGCATCGCTGGTGCCGCCGGAACTGGCGATCCTGTCGAAGGACGCCCTGGACGCCGCGCTGCCCGCGCTCGATGCGCCGCTGCGCGAGCGCTTCCAGTCCGCGTACAAGCGCGGCGAGAAGCTGCGCTTCATCGCGCGATTGCAGGACGGGCGGGCCAGCGTCGGGCTCGAATCGCTGCCGTCCGATCATCCGCTCGCCGGCGGCGCCGGCACGGACAACCGCGTGGCGATCTGGTCCGATCGTTACGCGACGCAGCCGCTGGTGATCCAGGGGCCGGGTGCGGGTGCGGACGTGACGGCGGCGGGGCTGCTGGACGATGTGTTGCGGTTTTTGCGCAGCCGCTAG
- a CDS encoding L-serine ammonia-lyase has translation MAVSSFDLFKIGIGPSSSHTVGPMRAAARFVQRWLLEGGNGDGSDLARTERVRAEVFGSLALTGRGHGTDKAVLMGLEGHLPNEIDPDLIPAALERIRGTRRIRLFDRHEIGFDEKHDLIMNKRQKLPFHTNGMRFTAFDAEGNVIATRDYYSVGGGFVVNQDEAAEDRIVADTTQLPYPFSSGDELLARSRDSGLSIAQLMYANEQVWRTPAEIDAGLDEIWNAMQACVARGIREKGTLPGGLHVSRRAPALHNELASRPEAAMRDPLTTLDWVNLYALAVNEENAAGGRVVTAPTNGAAGIIPAVLHYYDRFCPGADIQGVRTFLLTAAAVGILYKENASISGAEVGCQGEVGVACSMAAAGLTAAIGGTSSQIENAAEIGMEHNLGLTCDPIGGLVQIPCIERNAMGAVKAINASRMAMRGDGKHKVSLDKVIKTMRDTGRDMQDKYKETSRGGLAVNVIEC, from the coding sequence GTGGCCGTCAGCAGTTTCGACCTCTTCAAGATCGGCATCGGGCCGAGTTCCTCCCACACCGTCGGCCCGATGCGCGCCGCCGCGCGTTTCGTGCAGCGCTGGCTGCTGGAAGGCGGCAACGGCGATGGCAGCGACCTCGCCCGCACCGAGCGCGTGCGCGCCGAAGTGTTCGGCTCGCTCGCCCTCACCGGCCGCGGGCACGGCACCGACAAGGCGGTGCTGATGGGCCTGGAAGGCCACCTGCCCAACGAGATCGATCCGGACCTGATTCCGGCGGCGCTCGAACGCATCCGCGGCACCAGGCGTATCCGCCTGTTCGACCGCCACGAGATCGGCTTCGACGAGAAGCACGACCTCATCATGAACAAGCGCCAGAAGCTGCCGTTCCACACCAACGGCATGCGCTTCACCGCGTTCGATGCCGAAGGCAACGTGATCGCCACGCGCGATTACTACTCCGTCGGCGGCGGCTTCGTGGTGAACCAGGACGAGGCGGCCGAAGACCGCATCGTCGCCGACACGACGCAACTGCCGTATCCGTTCTCCTCCGGCGACGAACTGCTGGCGCGCAGCCGCGACAGCGGGTTGAGCATCGCGCAGCTGATGTACGCCAACGAACAGGTATGGCGCACGCCGGCGGAGATCGACGCGGGCCTGGACGAGATCTGGAACGCGATGCAGGCGTGCGTCGCGCGCGGCATCCGCGAGAAGGGCACGTTGCCGGGCGGCCTGCACGTGTCGCGTCGCGCGCCGGCACTGCACAACGAACTCGCCTCGCGCCCGGAAGCGGCGATGCGCGATCCGCTCACCACGCTGGACTGGGTGAACCTCTACGCGCTTGCGGTGAACGAGGAAAACGCCGCCGGCGGTCGCGTCGTCACCGCACCGACCAACGGCGCGGCGGGCATCATCCCCGCGGTGCTGCATTACTACGACCGCTTCTGCCCGGGCGCGGACATCCAGGGCGTGCGCACGTTCCTGCTGACCGCTGCGGCGGTGGGCATCCTCTACAAGGAAAACGCGAGCATCTCCGGCGCCGAAGTCGGTTGCCAGGGCGAAGTGGGCGTCGCGTGTTCGATGGCGGCGGCGGGCCTCACCGCGGCGATCGGCGGCACCTCGAGCCAGATCGAGAACGCCGCCGAAATCGGCATGGAACACAACCTGGGCCTCACCTGCGATCCGATCGGCGGCCTGGTGCAGATCCCGTGCATCGAACGCAACGCGATGGGCGCGGTGAAGGCCATCAACGCCAGCCGCATGGCGATGCGCGGCGACGGCAAGCACAAAGTGTCGCTGGACAAGGTCATCAAGACCATGCGCGACACGGGCCGCGACATGCAGGACAAGTACAAGGAAACCTCGCGCGGCGGGCTGGCGGTCAACGTCATCGAGTGTTGA
- a CDS encoding EAL domain-containing protein, with the protein MQGSYDLRAIVLSFLIAWFAGFVAIQLAGRVRSATARRTPLWAWAGGIAFGLGIWSMHFTGMMAFRMPLPMVFDVRLTALSVVPAVLASVLALYVAGTRRRSFPQVLLAAAFMAMGICSMHYIGMAAIPFSPAATYSPFWVIASIVVAFGVSLVALHLLARFSWIGNEPRFGVQLGAAALMALGVCGTHYTGMAALQLAPGAMCVAAPGAVPGDQLNLVIVGIALLYLAAITIGSQRDLHASEQRFRALVDGAPGAMIIVDADGRISLANIEAERLLGYSRGELVGHPIEVLVPERLLPRCPQERARFLQVQRRTHLGAGEHELHCLRRDGIEVPVELGLSPITVQGRNLVVASIMDLTERKQAQDRIAHLAYFDALTGLPNRSRFEVRLEQALAQRDPDGFGLIFADLDGFKEINDSLGHSAGDRVLAQIAHRLREGVGERGEVFRFGGDEFIILLPSGSPTRDAGIAEELIRRVAVPLWMEGEQLGVTLSLGSVRHPEHGRDHDQLLKRADIAMYQAKGAGKNVHLRFLPDMEASVTRRFAMLNELRSAQELGQLVLLYQPIIELRSRRTIGAEALVYWDHPRHGRITPSTFIPVAEEHGLIEQLGEWVLEEAVRQSAAWRARGLTPMRMAVNVSSAQFRDANRLRNAVDRVLRRHGYPADGLELEITERQIMTDPASSVATMIALSDLGVAMALDDFGTGYSSLSHLREFPLRKLKIDRAFTDQIDRDTAGLAIVRAVVELGRNLGMQVVAEGVEREAQVAPLLAAECAQVQGFLFGAPMLASDFERRLLRPVPA; encoded by the coding sequence ATGCAGGGCAGCTACGACCTCAGGGCGATCGTCCTGTCGTTCCTCATCGCCTGGTTCGCGGGATTCGTCGCGATCCAGCTCGCCGGACGCGTGCGCAGCGCGACCGCGCGCCGTACGCCGTTGTGGGCGTGGGCGGGCGGCATTGCGTTCGGGCTGGGCATCTGGTCGATGCACTTCACCGGAATGATGGCCTTCCGCATGCCGCTGCCGATGGTCTTCGACGTGCGTCTGACCGCGCTGTCGGTGGTGCCGGCGGTGCTTGCCTCGGTGCTTGCGCTGTACGTGGCGGGCACGCGACGGCGCAGTTTCCCGCAGGTGCTGCTCGCCGCGGCGTTCATGGCGATGGGCATCTGCAGCATGCATTACATCGGCATGGCGGCGATTCCGTTCTCGCCCGCGGCGACGTATTCGCCGTTCTGGGTCATCGCCTCGATAGTCGTGGCGTTCGGCGTATCGCTGGTTGCGCTGCACCTGCTCGCGCGCTTCTCGTGGATCGGCAACGAGCCGCGCTTCGGCGTGCAACTCGGTGCCGCGGCGCTGATGGCGCTGGGTGTGTGCGGCACGCACTACACCGGCATGGCGGCGCTGCAACTCGCGCCCGGCGCGATGTGCGTGGCCGCGCCCGGCGCGGTGCCCGGCGACCAGCTCAACCTGGTGATCGTCGGCATCGCGCTGCTGTACCTGGCGGCCATCACCATCGGGTCGCAGCGCGACCTGCATGCCAGCGAGCAGCGCTTCCGCGCGCTCGTCGACGGCGCGCCCGGCGCGATGATCATCGTCGACGCCGACGGCCGCATCTCGCTGGCGAACATCGAAGCCGAACGCCTGCTGGGCTATTCGCGCGGCGAACTGGTCGGGCATCCCATCGAAGTGCTCGTGCCCGAACGCCTGCTGCCGCGCTGCCCGCAGGAACGCGCGCGCTTCCTGCAGGTGCAGCGGCGCACGCACCTGGGCGCCGGCGAACACGAACTGCATTGCCTGCGGCGCGACGGCATCGAAGTGCCGGTCGAGCTCGGGCTGAGCCCGATCACCGTGCAGGGCCGCAACCTCGTCGTCGCCTCGATCATGGACCTGACCGAGCGCAAGCAGGCGCAGGACCGCATCGCGCACCTGGCCTACTTCGACGCGCTGACCGGCCTGCCCAATCGCAGCCGCTTCGAAGTGCGACTCGAACAGGCGCTGGCGCAGCGCGATCCCGACGGCTTCGGCCTGATCTTCGCCGACCTGGACGGCTTCAAGGAGATCAACGATTCGCTCGGCCACAGCGCCGGCGATCGCGTGCTGGCGCAGATCGCACACCGCCTGCGCGAAGGCGTGGGCGAGCGCGGCGAAGTGTTCCGCTTCGGTGGCGACGAATTCATCATCCTGCTGCCCAGCGGTTCGCCGACGCGCGATGCGGGCATCGCCGAGGAACTGATCCGCCGCGTCGCCGTGCCGCTGTGGATGGAAGGCGAGCAGCTCGGCGTCACGCTCAGCCTGGGCAGCGTGCGCCATCCCGAACACGGCCGCGACCACGACCAGCTGCTAAAACGCGCCGACATCGCGATGTACCAGGCAAAGGGCGCGGGCAAGAACGTGCACCTGCGCTTCCTGCCGGACATGGAAGCGTCGGTGACGCGCCGTTTCGCGATGCTCAACGAACTGCGCAGCGCGCAGGAACTGGGCCAGCTGGTGCTGCTGTACCAGCCGATCATCGAACTGCGCAGCCGCCGCACCATCGGCGCCGAAGCGCTCGTGTACTGGGACCATCCGCGGCACGGGCGCATCACGCCGTCGACGTTCATTCCCGTCGCCGAAGAACATGGCCTGATCGAGCAGCTCGGCGAATGGGTGCTGGAGGAAGCCGTGCGGCAATCGGCCGCGTGGCGCGCGCGCGGGCTCACGCCGATGCGCATGGCGGTGAACGTCTCCAGCGCACAGTTCCGCGATGCCAACCGCCTTCGCAACGCGGTCGATCGCGTGCTGCGCCGTCATGGATATCCGGCGGACGGACTGGAACTGGAAATCACCGAGCGCCAGATCATGACCGACCCCGCGTCCAGCGTGGCGACGATGATCGCGCTGTCCGACCTCGGCGTCGCGATGGCGCTGGACGACTTCGGCACCGGCTATTCGAGCCTGAGCCATTTGCGCGAGTTCCCGCTGCGCAAGCTCAAGATCGATCGCGCCTTCACCGACCAGATCGATCGCGACACCGCGGGTCTGGCGATCGTGCGCGCGGTGGTCGAGCTGGGACGCAACCTGGGCATGCAGGTCGTGGCCGAAGGCGTCGAACGCGAGGCGCAAGTCGCCCCGTTGCTCGCCGCCGAATGCGCGCAGGTGCAGGGTTTCCTGTTCGGCGCGCCGATGCTCGCGTCGGACTTCGAGCGGCGCCTGCTGCGGCCGGTTCCGGCCTGA
- a CDS encoding alpha/beta fold hydrolase, with protein MRFVLLACALSLVLPPSAVAADAPVRNASYGMELEGFEYPFPVKHHAFTSQGEALRMAYLDVAPAAPNGRTVVLLHGKNFCAATWESAIRALTGAGYRVIAPDQVGFCKSSKPAHYQYSFQQLAANTKALLDSLGIERASIVGHSMGGMLAARYALMYPQQTQQLMLVNPIGLEDWKALGVPWASVDANLAGELKTSFDSIKRYQQQVYYSGQWKPEYDRWVGMLAGLYAGPGKQRVAWNQALTTDMVFTQPVVHEFPQIRVRTTLFIGQRDRTAIGRDRASPELRETLGDYPALGKRAAKAIPGATLVEFDDLGHSPQVEAPARFEKALLEALATGR; from the coding sequence ATGCGCTTTGTGCTGCTCGCCTGCGCGTTGTCGCTGGTCCTCCCGCCGTCCGCCGTCGCGGCCGACGCACCGGTGCGCAATGCGTCGTACGGAATGGAACTGGAAGGCTTCGAGTACCCCTTCCCCGTGAAGCACCACGCGTTCACCTCGCAGGGCGAGGCGTTGCGGATGGCGTACCTGGACGTCGCGCCGGCCGCGCCTAACGGCCGCACCGTCGTGCTGCTGCACGGCAAGAATTTCTGTGCGGCGACGTGGGAATCCGCCATCCGCGCGCTCACCGGCGCCGGCTATCGCGTCATCGCGCCGGACCAGGTCGGCTTCTGCAAATCGAGCAAGCCCGCGCACTACCAGTACAGCTTCCAGCAGCTGGCGGCGAATACGAAGGCGCTGCTGGATTCGCTCGGCATCGAGCGGGCGAGCATCGTCGGCCACTCGATGGGCGGCATGCTCGCCGCGCGCTACGCGCTGATGTATCCGCAGCAGACGCAGCAGCTGATGCTGGTGAACCCGATCGGCCTGGAGGACTGGAAAGCGCTCGGCGTGCCGTGGGCAAGCGTGGACGCGAACCTCGCCGGCGAGCTGAAAACCAGCTTCGACTCGATCAAGCGCTACCAGCAGCAGGTGTACTACAGCGGCCAGTGGAAGCCGGAATACGATCGATGGGTCGGCATGCTCGCCGGTCTGTACGCGGGCCCCGGCAAGCAGCGCGTCGCGTGGAATCAGGCGCTGACGACGGACATGGTGTTCACGCAACCGGTCGTGCACGAATTCCCGCAGATCCGCGTACGGACCACGCTGTTCATCGGCCAGCGCGACCGCACCGCGATCGGTCGCGACCGCGCATCGCCGGAACTTCGCGAAACGCTCGGCGATTACCCGGCGCTCGGGAAGCGCGCGGCGAAGGCGATTCCGGGTGCGACGCTGGTGGAGTTCGACGACCTGGGCCATTCGCCGCAGGTCGAAGCGCCGGCGCGGTTCGAGAAGGCGTTGCTGGAGGCGTTGGCGACGGGGCGGTGA
- a CDS encoding glycosyl hydrolase family 18 protein codes for MPAVHAQTVSCAAIPAWTASTIYNPGDKLVYQNRLYQANIQIWNAPPTHCPSCGWYTDLGACGTVGTNQPPSVTLTSPANGATYNAGSNIAVTANASDSDGSVASVEFFRGTVSLGVDTSAPYAVTWSNATAGSHSFTAKATDNQGATKTSPAASITVSTVNPPVDTTPPSVPTGLSATALSSSSIALSWNASTDNAGGAGVAGYDVYRGGTLIASPTTTSYTNSGLAANTTYSYTVRARDAANPSNASAQSASVSAKTLTTGGGGNKRIIGYFAQWGIYARNYRVKNIDTSGSASKITHINYAFGNVRNNRCQVGVTIPTNEATGEGGDAFADYTKAFQAGESVSGAADTWDQPLRGNWNQLKQLKAKYPNLKVLISLGGWTWSRGFASAARPENRVAFVSSCIDAYIRGNLPVTDGAGGAGAAAGVFDGIDLDWEYPSACGLTCGTPEESANFTALLAEFRRQLDAVRPGLLLTIAAGAGVDKVRVTDPAAYSQYLDYINVMTYDFHGTWDARTNHHSALFDSPNDPSTGDQKLYNSNDAMEAFLTRGVPASKLNLGIGFYGRGWTGVPNVNNGLYQTGSAAPGTYEAGNEDYKVLKDRPGTVYTDATARATWKYDGNTFWSYDTPAMVTEKMGYVKAQNLGGAFFWEFSGDDSAGTLVNTINNGLK; via the coding sequence ATGCCCGCGGTGCATGCACAGACGGTGTCGTGCGCCGCGATCCCCGCGTGGACCGCGTCCACCATCTACAACCCCGGCGACAAGCTGGTCTACCAGAACCGCCTGTACCAGGCGAACATCCAGATCTGGAACGCACCGCCGACGCACTGTCCTAGCTGCGGCTGGTACACGGACCTCGGCGCATGCGGCACCGTCGGCACCAACCAGCCGCCAAGCGTGACGCTCACCTCGCCCGCCAACGGCGCCACCTACAACGCCGGCAGCAACATCGCCGTCACCGCCAATGCGAGCGACAGCGACGGCAGCGTCGCGAGCGTCGAGTTCTTCCGCGGCACGGTATCGCTCGGCGTCGACACCAGCGCGCCGTATGCGGTGACGTGGAGCAACGCCACGGCCGGCAGCCACAGCTTCACCGCGAAGGCCACCGACAACCAGGGCGCGACGAAGACCTCGCCGGCGGCGAGCATCACCGTCTCCACGGTCAATCCGCCGGTGGACACCACGCCGCCGAGCGTGCCGACCGGATTGTCGGCGACGGCGCTGTCGTCCAGCAGCATCGCGCTGAGCTGGAACGCCTCTACCGACAATGCCGGCGGCGCGGGCGTCGCGGGCTACGACGTGTATCGCGGCGGCACGCTCATCGCCTCGCCCACGACGACCAGCTACACCAACTCCGGCCTCGCCGCGAACACGACGTACAGCTACACCGTGCGTGCGCGCGATGCGGCCAATCCGTCCAATGCATCGGCGCAGAGCGCATCGGTCAGCGCGAAGACGCTCACCACCGGCGGCGGCGGCAACAAGCGGATCATCGGCTACTTCGCGCAGTGGGGCATCTACGCCCGCAACTACCGCGTGAAGAACATCGACACCAGCGGTTCCGCGTCGAAGATCACGCACATCAACTACGCCTTCGGCAACGTGCGCAACAACCGCTGCCAGGTCGGCGTGACGATCCCGACGAACGAGGCGACCGGTGAAGGCGGCGATGCATTCGCCGATTACACCAAGGCCTTCCAGGCCGGCGAAAGCGTGAGCGGCGCGGCCGACACCTGGGACCAGCCGCTGCGCGGCAACTGGAACCAGCTCAAGCAGCTCAAGGCGAAGTACCCGAACCTGAAGGTGCTGATCTCGCTCGGCGGCTGGACCTGGTCGCGCGGGTTCGCCAGCGCGGCGCGCCCGGAAAACCGCGTGGCGTTCGTGTCCTCGTGCATCGATGCGTACATCCGCGGCAACCTGCCCGTCACCGACGGCGCGGGCGGTGCGGGTGCGGCCGCGGGCGTGTTCGACGGCATCGACCTGGACTGGGAATACCCGTCCGCGTGTGGCCTCACCTGCGGCACGCCGGAGGAAAGCGCCAACTTCACCGCGCTGCTTGCCGAGTTCCGCCGCCAGCTCGATGCGGTGCGACCGGGCCTGCTGCTGACCATCGCCGCCGGCGCGGGCGTGGACAAGGTGCGCGTCACCGATCCGGCCGCGTACAGCCAGTACCTGGATTACATCAACGTGATGACGTACGACTTCCACGGCACGTGGGATGCGCGCACGAACCATCACTCGGCGCTGTTCGATTCGCCGAACGATCCGTCCACCGGCGACCAGAAGCTCTACAACAGCAACGATGCGATGGAGGCCTTCCTCACGCGCGGCGTGCCGGCCTCGAAGCTCAACCTCGGCATCGGCTTCTACGGCCGCGGCTGGACGGGCGTGCCCAACGTCAACAACGGCCTGTACCAGACCGGCTCCGCGGCGCCCGGCACGTATGAAGCCGGCAACGAGGACTACAAAGTCCTGAAGGATCGCCCCGGCACCGTCTACACCGACGCCACCGCGCGCGCGACGTGGAAGTACGACGGCAACACGTTCTGGAGCTACGACACCCCGGCGATGGTCACCGAGAAGATGGGCTACGTGAAGGCGCAGAACCTTGGCGGCGCGTTCTTCTGGGAATTCAGCGGCGACGATTCGGCCGGCACGCTGGTCAACACGATCAACAACGGACTGAAGTGA